The genomic stretch TATGGAGAGTTTTGCTCAATGTGATACCACAAGTAGTGAAGAGCGTATGGATGAAACGGTCTTTCAAATTAAAGCCTATTTGGATGAACACTATTTAGAAGATATTGATTTACCAAGCATTGCACAACAGTTTGATATCACGGAGATTCACTGTATACGTCTTTTTAAAAACAGATTTGGTATTCCTGTGCATTCGTATGTTTTAAATAAACGTGTTCATCATGCTAAAGCACTTTTAAATCAAAATATTCCCATTGTTGAAGTGGCGTTACAAAGTGGGTTTTTTGACCAAAGCCATTTAAATCGAAGCTTCAAACGTATCTTTCAAATGACGCCTAAACAGTTTCAAAAAAATCTTTTATCATAAATGTTAATTTTGTACAAGATTTTATTTCCCTTTTTTGATTACAATGTTGAAAATTTAATCAAAGGAGCATAGTATGCGCAAACAAACCTATTCAATTATTTCTCAATATAACCCTCTTTTTGCTTCACTGCTTCTTCTGTCTCTCTAATATTTCTTTTTATTAATTTATCAATTCATTTATGTTTATGACACGGCGTCATCTAATTTATTATATTTTTCATGGAGAAAAAAATGCAATTTAAAAAATACAGACCCTATGAGAGGGTAGAGAACATTCAACGAGATTGGCCCAATAATCACATCACACAAGCTCCTATTTATTGTAGTGTGGACTTACGTGATGGTAACCAAGCATTGGTCAATCCTTTAGGAATAGAACAGAAGTTAGAGTATTTTAATACCTTAGTGAAAATGGGCTTTAAACAAATAGAAGTAAGTTACCCCAGTGCCAGTGAGACAGACTTTGGGTTTACACGTATGTTAATAGAAGACAACTTGGTTCCAGATGATGTGGCGATACAAATATTAATCCCTGCAAAAAAAGAGTGGATTAAAAGAAGCGTAGAAGCAATGCAAGGAGTGAAAAACGGTATTTTTCATTTATACAATCCCACCAATGAGTTTCAACGAAGAGTGGTATTCAATAAAAGTGATGAGGAAATCATGAATATGGCTGTTGAGTCCATGCAATACTTAGTGGAGTTAACACAAGAGTTCCAAGGCAATGTGACCTATCAATACTCTCCAGAGAGTTTTTCGCAAACGCAATTGGATTTTGCATTGACCATTTGTAACAAAGTCATAGATGTCGTCAATCCAACGACCGATAAAAAAATGATCATCAACTTGCCCAATACCTTAGAAGCCTGCACCGCCAATGTGTATGCAGACAGAATAGAGTGGATGAGTAAACGTTTAAATAAAAGAGAAGCCGTTATTTTAAGTGTGCATCCTCACAATGACAGAGGAACGTCAGTGGCTTCTGCTGAACTTGCAGTTTTAGCGGGGGCTCAAAAAGTAGAAGGCACTTTATTTGGTAATGGAGAGCGAGCAGGCAACTTAGACGTGGTGAATTTTGCGTTTAATATATACTCTCAAGGAGTGGATCCAAAGTTGGATTTATCGATGATTGATGAGGTCAAAGCGATGTATGAAAAACAGACTCAATTACAAGTACATCCACGACACCCTTTTGTAGGTGATATGATATTTACTGCTTTTAGTGGTGGACATCAAGATGCGATTAAAAAAGGACTTGATTACTACAGAAAAGAGCACTGTCAAGAGTGGAATGTACCGTACTTACCCATTGATCCCAAAGATATTAAAAGAGGGTATGAAAAGGTCATACGTGTCAATTCTCAATCAGGAAAAGGGGGCGTGGCGTTTATCATCAGTGAGTTTTTAGGTGAAGAGTTGAGCAAAGAAGAAGCAATTGCTTTTGGTCACATGGTCAAACAAAAAAGTGATGAAGTGCAAAGAGAGTTAAGCAAAGAGGAGATTATAGCCTTATATCAAAACAGCAATCGAGTTTAAATCCTAAAGGGAATATGAGGTCAAGCCGCCAAAAAATAACATAAGAGAAAAAATTAGCTATAATCTTTTACTAAAAAAATAAAAGAGAGCAGATGCAAAAACAAGTAGGAATATTAATCTTTGAAAATATTGAGGTTTTAGATTTTTGTGGACCTTTTGAAGTTTTAAGTGTGGTACGTTTGGATGAGAAGAAACGTATGCAGACAAACTCTCCTTTTGATGTGAAACTCATTGCACTCACAAAAGAGGTGGTGATTACAAAAGGTGGCATGAAAGTGATACCTGATTTTGATATTCATGATTGCCCACCGCTTGACATATTGATTGTGCCAGGAGGAATGGGAACACGCACATTGATGTACAATGAAGAGATATTGAACTTTGTACGTGCCAAAGCAAAAGAGGTTGAACTCTTAACTTCAGTGTGTACGGGTTCACTTATTCTCGCCAATGCACAACTCTTAGATGGTGTAGAAGCCACAACTCATTGGAAGAGTCTCAATCGTATGAAAGAGGAGTTTCCTCATGTAATGGTGTGTATGGATAAACACTTTGTCGAGGATGGCAATGTCATTTCATCTGCGGGTATTTCTGCAGGGATTGATATGGCATTGTATATTTTAAAACGTTATTTTGGTGAAGAGGTTGCACGAAGTACAGCACAACATATGGAGTATCCATATTTAGAAGTGAACCAAAGAAAAGTTGTTTTATAAAAGTTTGCATTTTGTCATGTTTTTTATATTAAGTAGAAAAATAACCTATACTTTCATTAAAAAGAGAGAGAATGGCTGAAGCACTTAAAGAGGTTTATACACATCAATACATTAAAAACTTAGCATCTAAAGTAGAAGAACAATACGATGCTTTTAACACCGAAGCCTTTATTCATGAAATTTTCAATGAAACATGGAAAGACATGGAGTTAAAGATGCGTATGCGACATATTGCAATTATCCTTAATGAATATTTACCTTTGCCTTATAAAGAACAACTTGAAGTTTTAAAACCAGCCTCCCAACACTTTGTCTCTTTTGAGGCGATGTTCTTTCAAGATTTTGTTGAATTGTATGGTCTGGATAACTTTGAAGACTCCATGAAAGCTTTGGAAGTTTTCACCTATGAATCAAGCAGTGAGTTTGCCATACGACAATTTATTTTAAAGTATGAAGAACAGACTTTGCATCAAATGAAACTGTGGGCACAAAACCCTTGCGAACACTTAAGACGACTTGCATCTGAAGGGTGTCGACCAAGACTGCCTTGGGCCATTGCTTTGAATGCATTTAAAAAAGACCCCACAAAAGTGCTTGAAATCATTGAACTGCTTAAAAATGATGAGAGCACATATGTGCAAAAGAGTGTGGCCAATAACCTCAATGATATCTCAAAAGATAATCCCCAAGTTGTCATAGAATTTGTTAAAAACAACCTTGGAAAACATAAAAACCTTGATTGGATTTGTAAACATGGCAGTCGAACTTTGTTAAAACAAGGAGATGAGCAAATACTGAAACTCTTTGGTTACAGACAAGCTTCTCATGTAAAGATAAAAGAGTTTACACATGATGAGGTCGTAGTAAATGAAGGAGAGTTAAACTTCAAATTTACACTGCAAAGCATTCAATCTTTAGGAAATTTACGAGTAGAATATGCTATATACTATCTCAAAGCCAATCAAACACACAATAAAAAAATGTTCATGCTCTCTCAAAACAGCATCAAGGTGAATGAAAAAACCTTTGAAAAAAAGCAGAGTTTTAAAAACATGACCACTCGCAAGCACTACAGTGGAAAACACTACATTGCTTTGTATGTAAATGGCGAAGAGATGATAAAAAAGGAGTTTGAACTGTTATGACACCTGCAGTGAATTTATTGAAAAAAAACAAATGCAGTTACAAACTGCATAAATATGAGCACGACCCTGCCATAACAGACTTTGGAAATGAAGCGGTCGAAAAACTGAAGCTTGATGCTAAGCAAGTATTTAAAACTTTGCTTGTGGAACTGACACCTAAAGAGTTGGTGGTGTGTGTTATACCTGTGGCAAACATGCTCAGTCTCAAAGAGGTGGCAAACGTTTTTAAAGCAAAAAAAGCGGTGATGGCCAACAAAGAGGAAGCTCAAAAAGTAACAGGCTATTTATTGGGTGGTATCTCTCCTTTGGGACAGAAAAAAAAGTTGCGTACAGTTATCGATGAAACGGCCATGAATTTTTCTGTTATGTACATCAGTGGAGGTAAAAGAGGGTTGGATATTGAACTCTCTGCTAAAACCTTACTAAGCTTGACCAATGCAAGCATTGGATTAATTACAGCATAAGATTTTTATATAATTTTTTATAATATTAGCTTTTAATTTTTATTGCTCTATAGTAGGGCATATTATAAAGGAGTTGATCATGAAAAAAGAAGCGTTTGACGACGAATTGAGTATGGATAAAATTGACGATTATAATGAAACACCGCCTGAAAAAAAGAAGACACTTATCAAAGTGATCATTGCTATTTTAGCTGTGGCAGTGGTTCTTGGTGGATTAAAATATTACTACAGTGATGATGACTATATCGGTACACAGGAGCATCCAGGTATTCGCAGATAAAATATGTTAAAAAAATGTCATATTGTTGTGAATATTAAAATTAGTTTATGGTTTTGTGTGTATAATTTCTTTAATTACTATTTTAAAGGATACTCATGGAAGCTTCACAATTTGATTCGATATGTTCCCAATTATTAACAAAAGAAGACCTGCAAGTTTCAAAAGAGTTGGTTCAACGCATTGAAAATGAGAGCATAGTTACAGAGATTGTTTATAAAGGCAAGCAGTCATATATTAAAATCTACGCGCTTAAAGAGTTGTACCTCTCTTCAATTATTCCTATATTGCACAATTTTGGCTTTGAAATCATCGATGAAATCACATATAACATTCCCAATAAAAAAGAGTTGATTTACATCACTCGATTTAATTTGAATTTAGCTGAAAAAGATAAATTGGACAGTTCTAAAGAGAATGTGGAGTTTGTCATCACCGATGCACTTAAATA from Candidatus Marinarcus aquaticus encodes the following:
- a CDS encoding DJ-1/PfpI family protein: MQKQVGILIFENIEVLDFCGPFEVLSVVRLDEKKRMQTNSPFDVKLIALTKEVVITKGGMKVIPDFDIHDCPPLDILIVPGGMGTRTLMYNEEILNFVRAKAKEVELLTSVCTGSLILANAQLLDGVEATTHWKSLNRMKEEFPHVMVCMDKHFVEDGNVISSAGISAGIDMALYILKRYFGEEVARSTAQHMEYPYLEVNQRKVVL
- a CDS encoding DNA alkylation repair protein yields the protein MAEALKEVYTHQYIKNLASKVEEQYDAFNTEAFIHEIFNETWKDMELKMRMRHIAIILNEYLPLPYKEQLEVLKPASQHFVSFEAMFFQDFVELYGLDNFEDSMKALEVFTYESSSEFAIRQFILKYEEQTLHQMKLWAQNPCEHLRRLASEGCRPRLPWAIALNAFKKDPTKVLEIIELLKNDESTYVQKSVANNLNDISKDNPQVVIEFVKNNLGKHKNLDWICKHGSRTLLKQGDEQILKLFGYRQASHVKIKEFTHDEVVVNEGELNFKFTLQSIQSLGNLRVEYAIYYLKANQTHNKKMFMLSQNSIKVNEKTFEKKQSFKNMTTRKHYSGKHYIALYVNGEEMIKKEFELL
- the ybaK gene encoding Cys-tRNA(Pro) deacylase; protein product: MTPAVNLLKKNKCSYKLHKYEHDPAITDFGNEAVEKLKLDAKQVFKTLLVELTPKELVVCVIPVANMLSLKEVANVFKAKKAVMANKEEAQKVTGYLLGGISPLGQKKKLRTVIDETAMNFSVMYISGGKRGLDIELSAKTLLSLTNASIGLITA
- a CDS encoding 2-isopropylmalate synthase, coding for MQFKKYRPYERVENIQRDWPNNHITQAPIYCSVDLRDGNQALVNPLGIEQKLEYFNTLVKMGFKQIEVSYPSASETDFGFTRMLIEDNLVPDDVAIQILIPAKKEWIKRSVEAMQGVKNGIFHLYNPTNEFQRRVVFNKSDEEIMNMAVESMQYLVELTQEFQGNVTYQYSPESFSQTQLDFALTICNKVIDVVNPTTDKKMIINLPNTLEACTANVYADRIEWMSKRLNKREAVILSVHPHNDRGTSVASAELAVLAGAQKVEGTLFGNGERAGNLDVVNFAFNIYSQGVDPKLDLSMIDEVKAMYEKQTQLQVHPRHPFVGDMIFTAFSGGHQDAIKKGLDYYRKEHCQEWNVPYLPIDPKDIKRGYEKVIRVNSQSGKGGVAFIISEFLGEELSKEEAIAFGHMVKQKSDEVQRELSKEEIIALYQNSNRV